Proteins from one Geomonas agri genomic window:
- the wecB gene encoding non-hydrolyzing UDP-N-acetylglucosamine 2-epimerase yields the protein MLKVLTIVGTRPEIVKLSRVIAELDRHVKHVLVHTGQNFDYELNEIFFQQLEVRRPDHFLDAAGENAAQTIGNIITKFDHVLELEQPDAVLLLGDTNSALAVISAKRRKIPIFHMEAGNRCFDQRVPEEINRKIVDHTSDINLVFSEHARRYLLAEGIRPETVMKTGSPMKEVLDYYRPKVEASNIVAGLGLIPSRYFVVSAHREENVDSPRNFSDLLASLNAMAERYDLPVIVSTHPRTRKRLESLDTSGLDARIRFLKPLGFLDYVKLQKNAFCVVSDSGTITEESSIEGFPAITIRQAHERPEGMDEATLIMSGLQPETVLAAIDVVTAHYAGSERPFKLLPDYDTDNVSRKMLRIIMSYTEYVNRTVWSK from the coding sequence ATGCTTAAGGTTCTTACCATCGTGGGTACCCGGCCGGAGATTGTCAAGCTAAGCCGGGTCATTGCCGAACTGGACCGCCATGTAAAGCACGTCCTGGTGCACACCGGCCAGAATTTCGACTATGAACTGAATGAAATCTTCTTCCAGCAGCTCGAGGTGCGCCGGCCCGACCATTTCCTGGATGCGGCAGGTGAGAACGCGGCCCAGACCATCGGCAACATCATCACCAAGTTTGACCACGTGCTGGAGTTGGAGCAGCCCGACGCGGTACTGCTCCTTGGTGACACCAACAGCGCTCTTGCCGTGATCTCAGCGAAGCGCCGCAAGATACCTATCTTCCATATGGAGGCAGGGAACCGCTGTTTCGATCAGAGGGTGCCGGAGGAAATCAACCGGAAGATCGTCGACCACACAAGCGACATCAACCTGGTCTTTTCCGAGCATGCGAGGCGTTACCTGCTCGCGGAAGGGATCCGTCCCGAGACGGTGATGAAGACCGGTTCGCCGATGAAGGAGGTTCTCGATTACTACCGCCCCAAGGTAGAGGCTTCGAATATCGTGGCGGGTTTGGGGCTTATCCCTTCGCGTTACTTCGTGGTCAGCGCGCACCGCGAAGAGAACGTGGACAGTCCGAGGAACTTCAGCGATCTGCTCGCCTCCCTGAACGCGATGGCGGAGCGTTACGACCTGCCGGTAATCGTGTCGACCCACCCCAGGACGCGCAAGCGTTTGGAATCCCTGGATACGAGCGGTCTCGATGCACGTATCAGGTTCTTGAAACCGCTTGGATTTCTTGACTACGTGAAGCTGCAAAAGAATGCCTTTTGCGTTGTTTCCGACAGCGGCACCATCACCGAGGAGTCGTCCATTGAAGGATTCCCGGCCATCACCATTCGGCAGGCGCACGAGCGTCCCGAGGGGATGGACGAGGCGACCCTCATCATGAGCGGCCTGCAGCCGGAGACCGTGCTGGCGGCGATAGATGTCGTGACAGCTCATTATGCAGGGAGCGAGCGCCCCTTCAAGCTGCTGCCAGATTATGATACGGACAATGTGTCCCGCAAAATGCTACGCATCATCATGAGCTACACCGAGTACGTGAACCGGACGGTCTGGTCGAAGTGA
- a CDS encoding glycosyltransferase family 2 protein — protein sequence MHALAGLATTTYPAHLFEVLIAYGCQPSVQRNAAARAARGAILYFLDDDSVVEPDFLERAACHYRDGRVAAVGGPSLTPASDTPLQRAIGIAFASAVGGGGVRNRYRKSGSARYSSDNELILCNLSFRRDLFLAHEGLDERLYPNEENELMDRLQREGHQLVHDPELAVERSQRRSYRAFVRQMYGYGRGRGEQTLIAGALKPITLAPSLLLIYALVVPLLGIPLLMLPLLAYFAIALLASLQGSLASKDAGVFPRLLLVYPTLHLVYGAGVIRGLLRPRYRGGKQTHWDVEVRRVKAFSD from the coding sequence GTGCACGCCCTTGCGGGGCTTGCCACTACGACGTACCCCGCACACCTTTTCGAGGTGCTCATTGCCTACGGGTGTCAGCCAAGCGTGCAGAGAAACGCTGCGGCGCGCGCGGCGCGCGGCGCTATCCTGTATTTTCTGGATGATGACTCGGTCGTAGAGCCTGATTTTCTCGAGAGGGCAGCCTGCCATTACCGGGATGGGCGTGTCGCTGCAGTCGGTGGGCCGTCGCTTACTCCAGCGTCCGATACCCCCCTGCAGCGTGCCATCGGCATTGCCTTTGCCTCGGCGGTTGGTGGCGGCGGCGTCCGGAACCGGTACCGGAAATCCGGCTCAGCACGTTACAGCAGCGACAATGAGTTGATCCTGTGTAACCTGAGCTTCAGGCGAGACTTGTTCCTGGCGCACGAAGGGCTGGACGAGCGGCTCTATCCGAACGAGGAAAACGAACTGATGGACCGGCTTCAGCGGGAAGGGCACCAGTTGGTGCACGACCCGGAACTTGCCGTCGAGCGCAGCCAGCGCCGTAGTTACCGCGCCTTCGTCCGGCAGATGTACGGCTATGGGCGCGGGCGCGGCGAGCAGACCCTCATCGCAGGGGCATTGAAGCCGATCACGCTGGCGCCGTCGCTTTTGCTGATCTACGCGTTAGTTGTACCGCTGCTCGGCATCCCCCTCTTGATGCTGCCGCTGCTGGCGTACTTTGCCATCGCGCTGCTGGCGTCGCTGCAGGGAAGTCTTGCCAGTAAGGATGCCGGTGTTTTCCCACGGCTTTTGCTGGTGTACCCGACCCTGCACCTGGTTTATGGTGCCGGTGTCATTCGCGGCCTGCTCCGCCCCCGCTACCGTGGCGGCAAGCAGACTCATTGGGATGTCGAGGTGCGGCGGGTGAAAGCCTTTTCGGACTAG
- a CDS encoding glycosyltransferase family 2 protein produces MDLSIVVPIYNEEDNIPILHERVSNALVDAGLEYELILVDDGSSDNSYPALKRLASKDDRVKVIRLRRNFGQTAAMTAGFNSASGRVVVPMDGDMQNDPLDIPLLLNRIDEGFDVVSGWRKDRKDTFVNRKLPSILANTIISKMTGVHLHDYGCTLKAYRREVLDDVNLYGEMHRFVPALAHQVGARVTEMPVRHHERLHGKSKYGISRTMKVILDLMTVKFLLSYSTKPIQLFGRWGIYTLCAGMLSGAVTIYMKFFEHTSMNRNPLLILTAFLLFMGVQFIVLGLLAELNARTYYEAQGKPIYNIKEKINFG; encoded by the coding sequence GTGGACCTAAGCATAGTAGTTCCTATTTACAACGAAGAAGACAACATCCCGATCCTGCATGAGCGGGTCAGCAACGCGCTGGTCGATGCCGGGCTGGAGTACGAACTGATCCTGGTCGATGACGGGTCCTCAGACAACTCGTATCCTGCTTTGAAGCGCCTTGCCTCGAAGGACGACCGCGTCAAGGTGATCCGTCTGCGTCGCAACTTCGGACAGACCGCTGCCATGACCGCCGGGTTCAATTCCGCCAGCGGACGAGTCGTGGTCCCCATGGACGGCGACATGCAGAACGATCCGCTTGATATTCCGCTGCTTTTAAACCGGATAGATGAAGGGTTCGACGTCGTTTCCGGCTGGCGTAAGGACCGCAAGGACACTTTCGTGAACCGGAAGCTCCCGTCCATACTCGCCAACACCATCATCTCGAAGATGACCGGGGTGCACCTGCACGACTACGGCTGCACGCTCAAGGCGTACCGGCGCGAGGTGCTTGACGATGTGAACCTCTACGGCGAGATGCACCGTTTCGTCCCGGCGCTCGCCCACCAGGTGGGCGCGAGGGTGACCGAGATGCCGGTGCGCCACCATGAACGGCTGCACGGCAAGAGCAAGTACGGTATCTCCCGCACCATGAAGGTGATTCTCGATCTAATGACCGTCAAGTTTCTGCTCAGCTATTCGACGAAGCCGATCCAGCTTTTCGGCCGGTGGGGGATCTACACCCTGTGCGCTGGCATGCTGAGTGGGGCCGTGACGATATACATGAAGTTCTTCGAGCACACCAGCATGAACCGCAACCCGCTTTTGATCCTGACTGCCTTCCTGCTCTTCATGGGGGTGCAGTTCATCGTCCTGGGACTGTTGGCTGAGTTGAACGCCCGTACCTATTACGAGGCGCAAGGGAAACCCATCTACAACATCAAGGAAAAAATCAACTTTGGCTGA
- a CDS encoding polysaccharide biosynthesis protein, which produces MFKNKTLLITGGTGSFGNAVLQRFLNTDIGEIRIFSRDEKKQEDMRIALNNPKVKFYIGDVRTYESIEFAMKGVDLVFHAAALKQVPSCEFYPMEAVRTNILGAENVLNAAYANKVKKVIVLSTDKAVYPINAMGLSKAMMEKLMVAKARAMSAGETVYCATRYGNVMASRGSVIPLFVKQIKEGKPLTITDPNMTRFLMSLEESVDLVLYAFQHAASGDIFIQKAPASTILDLAVAIKEIFQADNEIKIIGTRHGEKLYESLVNREEMARSIDLGGHYRIPADNRDLNYNKFFIEGQVEIAQFEDYTSHNTNRLTVPQVKELLLTLPFIQEELHA; this is translated from the coding sequence ATGTTTAAGAATAAGACCCTGCTGATAACCGGCGGGACGGGTTCTTTTGGCAATGCGGTGCTGCAGCGTTTCCTGAACACCGACATTGGCGAGATCCGCATCTTCAGCCGGGATGAAAAGAAGCAGGAAGACATGCGCATCGCCCTCAACAACCCGAAGGTGAAGTTCTACATTGGGGATGTGCGCACCTACGAGAGTATTGAATTCGCCATGAAGGGTGTCGATCTCGTTTTTCATGCGGCGGCCCTGAAACAGGTACCATCCTGCGAGTTCTATCCGATGGAGGCGGTGCGGACCAACATCCTCGGTGCCGAGAACGTCCTCAACGCTGCTTACGCCAACAAGGTGAAAAAGGTGATCGTGCTGAGCACGGACAAGGCGGTATATCCCATTAACGCCATGGGCCTTTCCAAGGCGATGATGGAGAAGCTGATGGTGGCAAAGGCGCGTGCCATGTCTGCCGGTGAAACCGTATATTGCGCTACCCGGTACGGCAACGTCATGGCGTCCCGCGGTTCCGTCATTCCTCTGTTTGTGAAGCAGATAAAGGAAGGAAAACCCTTAACCATCACGGATCCCAACATGACGCGTTTCCTCATGTCGCTTGAAGAGTCGGTTGATCTTGTTCTCTATGCCTTCCAACACGCAGCGTCCGGAGACATATTCATCCAGAAGGCGCCGGCGTCGACCATCCTTGACTTGGCCGTTGCCATAAAGGAGATCTTCCAGGCGGACAACGAGATCAAGATCATCGGGACTCGGCACGGGGAGAAACTGTACGAGTCGTTGGTGAATCGGGAGGAAATGGCCCGTAGCATAGATCTTGGCGGCCACTACCGGATTCCGGCGGACAACCGGGACCTCAACTACAACAAGTTCTTCATAGAAGGGCAAGTGGAGATAGCGCAGTTCGAGGATTACACCTCCCACAACACCAACCGTCTCACGGTGCCGCAGGTAAAGGAACTCCTCTTGACACTCCCGTTCATCCAGGAGGAACTGCATGCTTAA
- a CDS encoding dTDP-4-dehydrorhamnose reductase family protein: MRILILGSTGMLGHTLLTKLSRRASLEVYGTARSREGLDCWFAPHLIERIRPGVDADNFDSVLRVLGEVRPDVVVNCIGIIKQLPVAKDPVISIGINALFPNRLALACKVAGARLIHISTDCVFRGDRGGYTEADQPDAEDLYGRSKFLGEVVEPHCLTLRSSIIGHELKGGHGLIDWFLSQTGSVHGFTKAIYTGFPTVEMVRIIADYVLPNPELYGLYQVASTPISKYALLKLVAERYGIATEIMPDDSFLCERSLNGSRFAAVTGYVAPAWPEMVDAMWQEYCEMNAARS, translated from the coding sequence ATGCGTATTTTAATTCTCGGCAGTACCGGTATGTTGGGGCATACGCTCCTCACCAAACTCTCTCGAAGAGCATCGTTGGAGGTGTACGGGACGGCGCGAAGCCGCGAAGGGCTGGATTGCTGGTTTGCACCGCACTTGATCGAGCGGATCCGGCCGGGTGTCGATGCCGACAACTTCGACTCTGTGCTTCGGGTGCTCGGCGAGGTTCGGCCCGATGTCGTGGTGAATTGCATCGGCATTATCAAGCAACTGCCGGTGGCGAAGGATCCTGTCATCTCCATAGGCATTAATGCCCTTTTCCCTAACCGGCTCGCGCTGGCGTGCAAGGTTGCCGGGGCCAGGCTTATCCATATCAGCACGGACTGTGTTTTCCGAGGGGACCGTGGTGGATATACCGAGGCCGATCAGCCCGATGCCGAAGATCTCTACGGGCGGAGCAAATTCCTGGGCGAGGTGGTCGAGCCTCATTGCCTCACCCTGCGCAGTTCCATTATCGGGCATGAACTCAAAGGGGGACACGGTTTGATTGACTGGTTCCTCTCCCAAACGGGAAGCGTTCACGGCTTTACCAAGGCCATCTACACCGGGTTCCCCACGGTCGAGATGGTCCGTATCATTGCCGATTATGTCCTCCCTAATCCCGAGCTGTACGGGCTGTACCAGGTGGCCTCTACCCCGATATCGAAGTACGCGCTTTTGAAGTTGGTAGCCGAGCGCTATGGCATCGCTACCGAAATCATGCCCGACGACAGCTTCCTTTGTGAACGCTCCTTGAACGGTTCAAGGTTTGCTGCTGTAACGGGGTATGTGGCACCGGCATGGCCGGAGATGGTGGATGCGATGTGGCAGGAATACTGTGAAATGAATGCTGCCCGCAGCTAG
- a CDS encoding glycosyltransferase family 4 protein, which translates to MADTPLRVLMLAPTPFFADRGCHVRILEEAKAAIACGADVRLITYHIGRDVPGVRIERITGVSWYRKLEAGPSWVKPFLDLQLLLKAFQIAREFKPHVIHAHLHEGAFFGAFLKMLIRVPMLFDCQGSLTAEITDHGFVKPGSLLQRFFAALECWINRRSDFIVTSASPTVDLLLKGGVPKDRVRALIDGVDTDEFAPQPKEAIRAKLGLPEKRPVVAYLGLMNSYQGVDLLLEAAAYLKGQGAKLHYLIMGFPDGPYREKAEAMGIADIITFTGRIPYDEAPLYLSAGDLAVSPKVSLTEANGKLFNYIACGLPTVVFDTPVNREILGDAALYAKFGDAADLAGAIGRLAGDHELREELGQEGRARAVELHSWQARGQELTRIYRHLINPQTSHREKI; encoded by the coding sequence TTGGCTGATACCCCGCTGCGCGTTCTGATGCTGGCGCCGACCCCGTTCTTTGCAGATCGCGGCTGCCATGTTCGCATCCTTGAGGAAGCGAAGGCAGCCATCGCCTGCGGGGCGGATGTCCGCCTGATCACCTACCACATTGGGCGCGACGTCCCCGGAGTGCGTATCGAAAGGATCACGGGGGTCTCCTGGTACCGGAAGCTTGAGGCCGGCCCTTCCTGGGTGAAGCCCTTCCTCGATCTACAACTCCTCCTCAAGGCCTTCCAGATCGCACGCGAGTTCAAACCGCACGTGATTCACGCTCATCTCCACGAAGGTGCCTTCTTCGGTGCCTTCCTCAAGATGCTGATCCGCGTCCCCATGCTATTCGACTGCCAGGGGAGTCTCACCGCCGAGATCACCGACCATGGCTTCGTGAAGCCCGGTTCGCTGCTGCAACGCTTCTTCGCCGCACTGGAGTGCTGGATCAACCGCCGCTCCGACTTCATCGTCACCAGCGCCAGTCCGACGGTCGATTTGCTCCTGAAAGGCGGCGTCCCCAAGGATCGGGTGCGCGCTCTGATCGACGGCGTCGACACCGACGAGTTTGCTCCGCAACCCAAGGAGGCCATCCGCGCCAAGCTTGGTCTCCCCGAGAAGCGTCCCGTGGTCGCCTACCTCGGTCTCATGAACAGCTACCAGGGTGTCGACCTCCTTCTGGAAGCCGCAGCGTATCTAAAGGGGCAGGGGGCGAAGCTCCACTATCTGATCATGGGATTCCCCGACGGACCCTACCGGGAGAAAGCCGAGGCGATGGGGATAGCGGACATCATCACCTTCACCGGCAGGATCCCATATGACGAGGCGCCGCTTTATCTGAGTGCCGGCGATCTTGCCGTCTCCCCGAAAGTTTCCCTCACTGAAGCTAATGGTAAGCTTTTTAACTACATCGCCTGTGGCCTCCCCACCGTCGTCTTCGACACCCCCGTCAACCGAGAGATCCTTGGCGATGCTGCCCTCTATGCGAAGTTCGGAGATGCGGCAGACTTGGCCGGAGCCATTGGCCGTCTCGCCGGCGATCACGAATTGCGTGAGGAACTGGGGCAAGAAGGCCGCGCCCGCGCCGTTGAACTCCATTCCTGGCAAGCCCGCGGCCAAGAACTCACCCGCATCTATCGCCACCTCATCAACCCTCAAACCTCTCACAGGGAGAAAATCTGA
- a CDS encoding winged helix-turn-helix transcriptional regulator, with the protein MNGDDEKVLDTYRSFLLLSEISGDQQLSQRELAKRLGIALGLVNSYLKNLVAKGFVRVNNFPKNRYAYLLTPKGFAEKSRLAYQHLSYFSGLYTVARQDYLKLFKSMAANGVKQVAFCGVDEVAEIAYLSLKEAGMELTVAMDAEAAGRKFFDKTVVTPAIGLLSGNHNIVITSMKRGDALRDELLRMGVEPIRIYQAGQI; encoded by the coding sequence ATGAACGGTGACGACGAAAAGGTTTTAGATACTTATCGCTCTTTTCTTCTCCTCTCGGAGATCTCCGGTGATCAGCAACTCTCGCAACGCGAGCTGGCCAAACGCCTCGGCATCGCGTTGGGTCTGGTCAACTCCTACCTCAAGAACCTGGTGGCCAAAGGGTTCGTCCGAGTCAACAACTTCCCCAAGAATCGCTACGCCTATCTCCTCACGCCCAAAGGCTTCGCCGAAAAAAGCCGGCTCGCTTACCAGCACCTGAGCTACTTCTCCGGCCTCTATACCGTTGCCCGCCAGGATTACCTGAAGCTGTTCAAGTCCATGGCGGCCAATGGCGTCAAGCAGGTAGCCTTTTGCGGCGTCGACGAAGTCGCCGAGATCGCCTACCTCTCATTGAAAGAAGCGGGAATGGAATTGACGGTGGCGATGGACGCCGAGGCGGCAGGGCGGAAGTTCTTCGACAAAACCGTGGTCACCCCGGCTATCGGCCTTTTGTCCGGCAACCACAATATCGTCATAACGTCAATGAAACGAGGCGATGCCCTGCGCGATGAGCTGCTGCGCATGGGGGTGGAGCCGATTCGTATTTACCAGGCTGGCCAAATCTGA